A region from the Acyrthosiphon pisum isolate AL4f chromosome A1, pea_aphid_22Mar2018_4r6ur, whole genome shotgun sequence genome encodes:
- the LOC100167336 gene encoding synaptic vesicle glycoprotein 2B isoform X1, which yields MVVDHSGSNSPDTKFNNGRVKNQETIDLKIKSGTLDRYEKKLDAVENGSFPPTKEVADFEQAIELTGYGKFHYLLLVVCGFVSTSEEMDVICMSFILPSAQCDLKLNTSSKGWLNSIIFIGMMAGAYIWGSLADALGRRKVLIVISFMNALCIVASTFAQSYGVFMFFRFLNGAALGGSGPVIWSYFAEFQPKNKRGSMLSSMAAFWTLGNLFVASLAWIIIPQDIGYRSPTFLYNSWRIFLAICSIPSVLVAVFLFFLPESPKFLLTRNDHKKALEVFKQIYATNTGNDPEMYPVKSLVTKSNAIEHDTKKTTSFKSMTEEVAHNTKMIFMPPILKYTWISIVINLSFHIGYYGLMMWFPELFNRFDEYARAHNGSEQALVCEVTEFVVKTGSHSHVDLCSDKIESGVFLESFITVAAAIPSNIFAVLGMDTLGRKFFLVFSTMASGICAVGLSLITSKRQNLIVSAIFSSAISCGNAALDCLITEIFPTNLRATGMAISMVAARLGGIIGNIVIAALLDLYCPLPTYIVAVLLIGGGLLCLLLPNTTREPLT from the exons ATGGTGGTAGATCATAGTGGATCTAACAGtccag ACACGAAATTCAATAATGGCAGGGTAAAAAACCAAGAAACTATCGATCTCAAAATCAAAA GCGGGACGTTAGAcagatacgaaaaaaaattagacgCCGTCGAAAATGGTTCGTTTCCCCCCACCAAGGAGGTGGCAGATTTCGAACAAGCTATTGAACTCACTG GTTATGGAAAATTCCATTATTTACTGTTGGTCGTGTGTGGTTTCGTCAGCACCAGTGAGGAAATGGATGTTATATGCATGTCATTCATATTACCATCAGCCCAATGTGATCTTAAGCTAAATACGTCTTCCAAAGGATGGctaaattcaattatattcaTTG GTATGATGGCTGGTGCATACATTTGGGGTTCGTTAGCTGATGCATTGGGTCGTCGTAAAGTATTAATTGTTATCAGTTTTATGAACGCCCTGTGTATTGTTGCATCCACTTTTGCACAGTCTTACGGTGTATTCATGttctttagatttttaaacGGAGCTGC ATTGGGTGGTAGTGGCCCAGTAATATGGTCATACTTTGCCGAATTCCAGCCCAAGAACAAACGTGGTTCAATGTTGAGTTCAATGGCAGCATTTTGGACACTCGGAAATTTGTTTGTAGCAT caTTGGCATGGATCATCATACCACAAGATATTGGCTACAGGTCTCCTACGTTCTTATATAATTCTTGGAGAATATTTTTGGCCATATGCTCCATTCCTAGCGTACTTGTTGCTGTGTTCCTGTTTTTTTTACCAGAAAGTCCGAAGTTTCTATTGACCCGTAACGATCACAAAAAAGCATTAGAAGTATTCAAGCAAATATATGCTACCAATACAGGAAATGATCCAGAAATGTACCca gttaAATCACTGGTAACCAAGTCTAATGCGATTGAACATGACACTAAAAAAACTACTTCTTTTAAAAGTATGACTGAAGAAGTGGCTCATAATACTAAGATGATATTTATGCCGCCAATATTGAAATATACGTGGATATCTATAGTGATCAACCTCAGTTTTCATATTGG ttattatggTCTCATGATGTGGTTCCCAGAGCTATTTAATAGATTTGACGAATATGCTCGAGCCCATAATGGTAGTGAACAAGCACTCGTTTGTGAA GTGACtgaatttgtagttaaaacagGATCACACTCTCATGTGGACTTATGTTCAGACAAAATCGAAAGCGGTGTTTTCCTCGAATCATTTATTACAGTAGCAGCTGCCATTCCTAGCAATATATTTGCCGTGTTGGGAATGGACACATTGGGCAGAAAATTCTTTTTag TATTCAGTACAATGGCATCTGGAATATGTGCTGTTGGCTTGTCACTTATCACTAGTAAAAgacaaaatttaatagtatCTGCTATTTTTAGTAGTGCTATTAGTTGCGGTAATGCTGCTTTGGATTGTTTAATCACAGAAATTTTTCCTACAAATTTAAg AGCTACTGGAATGGCCATATCTATGGTAGCTGCCAGACTGGGAGgtattattggaaatattgtTATCGCTGCGCTGCTAGATCTCTATTGTCCATTACCTACTTACATTGTAGCTGTGCTCCTGATAG GTGGAGGGCTTTTGTGCCTATTGTTGCCTAACACCACAAGAGAACCATTAACGTGA
- the LOC100167336 gene encoding synaptic vesicle glycoprotein 2B isoform X2 produces the protein MDPPNGGDTKFNNGRVKNQETIDLKIKSGTLDRYEKKLDAVENGSFPPTKEVADFEQAIELTGYGKFHYLLLVVCGFVSTSEEMDVICMSFILPSAQCDLKLNTSSKGWLNSIIFIGMMAGAYIWGSLADALGRRKVLIVISFMNALCIVASTFAQSYGVFMFFRFLNGAALGGSGPVIWSYFAEFQPKNKRGSMLSSMAAFWTLGNLFVASLAWIIIPQDIGYRSPTFLYNSWRIFLAICSIPSVLVAVFLFFLPESPKFLLTRNDHKKALEVFKQIYATNTGNDPEMYPVKSLVTKSNAIEHDTKKTTSFKSMTEEVAHNTKMIFMPPILKYTWISIVINLSFHIGYYGLMMWFPELFNRFDEYARAHNGSEQALVCEVTEFVVKTGSHSHVDLCSDKIESGVFLESFITVAAAIPSNIFAVLGMDTLGRKFFLVFSTMASGICAVGLSLITSKRQNLIVSAIFSSAISCGNAALDCLITEIFPTNLRATGMAISMVAARLGGIIGNIVIAALLDLYCPLPTYIVAVLLIGGGLLCLLLPNTTREPLT, from the exons ATGGACCCTCCCAACGGCGGCG ACACGAAATTCAATAATGGCAGGGTAAAAAACCAAGAAACTATCGATCTCAAAATCAAAA GCGGGACGTTAGAcagatacgaaaaaaaattagacgCCGTCGAAAATGGTTCGTTTCCCCCCACCAAGGAGGTGGCAGATTTCGAACAAGCTATTGAACTCACTG GTTATGGAAAATTCCATTATTTACTGTTGGTCGTGTGTGGTTTCGTCAGCACCAGTGAGGAAATGGATGTTATATGCATGTCATTCATATTACCATCAGCCCAATGTGATCTTAAGCTAAATACGTCTTCCAAAGGATGGctaaattcaattatattcaTTG GTATGATGGCTGGTGCATACATTTGGGGTTCGTTAGCTGATGCATTGGGTCGTCGTAAAGTATTAATTGTTATCAGTTTTATGAACGCCCTGTGTATTGTTGCATCCACTTTTGCACAGTCTTACGGTGTATTCATGttctttagatttttaaacGGAGCTGC ATTGGGTGGTAGTGGCCCAGTAATATGGTCATACTTTGCCGAATTCCAGCCCAAGAACAAACGTGGTTCAATGTTGAGTTCAATGGCAGCATTTTGGACACTCGGAAATTTGTTTGTAGCAT caTTGGCATGGATCATCATACCACAAGATATTGGCTACAGGTCTCCTACGTTCTTATATAATTCTTGGAGAATATTTTTGGCCATATGCTCCATTCCTAGCGTACTTGTTGCTGTGTTCCTGTTTTTTTTACCAGAAAGTCCGAAGTTTCTATTGACCCGTAACGATCACAAAAAAGCATTAGAAGTATTCAAGCAAATATATGCTACCAATACAGGAAATGATCCAGAAATGTACCca gttaAATCACTGGTAACCAAGTCTAATGCGATTGAACATGACACTAAAAAAACTACTTCTTTTAAAAGTATGACTGAAGAAGTGGCTCATAATACTAAGATGATATTTATGCCGCCAATATTGAAATATACGTGGATATCTATAGTGATCAACCTCAGTTTTCATATTGG ttattatggTCTCATGATGTGGTTCCCAGAGCTATTTAATAGATTTGACGAATATGCTCGAGCCCATAATGGTAGTGAACAAGCACTCGTTTGTGAA GTGACtgaatttgtagttaaaacagGATCACACTCTCATGTGGACTTATGTTCAGACAAAATCGAAAGCGGTGTTTTCCTCGAATCATTTATTACAGTAGCAGCTGCCATTCCTAGCAATATATTTGCCGTGTTGGGAATGGACACATTGGGCAGAAAATTCTTTTTag TATTCAGTACAATGGCATCTGGAATATGTGCTGTTGGCTTGTCACTTATCACTAGTAAAAgacaaaatttaatagtatCTGCTATTTTTAGTAGTGCTATTAGTTGCGGTAATGCTGCTTTGGATTGTTTAATCACAGAAATTTTTCCTACAAATTTAAg AGCTACTGGAATGGCCATATCTATGGTAGCTGCCAGACTGGGAGgtattattggaaatattgtTATCGCTGCGCTGCTAGATCTCTATTGTCCATTACCTACTTACATTGTAGCTGTGCTCCTGATAG GTGGAGGGCTTTTGTGCCTATTGTTGCCTAACACCACAAGAGAACCATTAACGTGA